From Candidatus Edwardsbacteria bacterium, a single genomic window includes:
- a CDS encoding BrnT family toxin, with protein MIFEWDARKAASNIKKHGVAFHEAATAFGDPLAATFSDPDHSREESRFLTIGLSNRGRLLVIAHTDRGDKVRIISARIAAKLEKRYYEEN; from the coding sequence ATGATTTTCGAATGGGATGCCCGTAAAGCGGCAAGCAACATCAAAAAGCACGGAGTTGCCTTTCATGAAGCGGCGACTGCGTTCGGCGATCCTCTGGCGGCGACCTTTTCCGATCCGGATCATTCCCGGGAGGAATCCCGATTCCTGACCATAGGCCTGTCAAACCGGGGACGACTTTTGGTCATCGCACATACCGACCGCGGCGATAAGGTGAGGATTATAAGCGCCAGAATAGCGGCCAAATTAGAAAAAAGATACTATGAAGAAAATTAA